In the Populus trichocarpa isolate Nisqually-1 chromosome 1, P.trichocarpa_v4.1, whole genome shotgun sequence genome, GGAATCGTCAAGCCATCAAGGTAAGATGATCATGGTCTCAAAtctgttttctttaaaattccTTCAATAGTTAGTTGCCAGTTCTTAATTTTTGTGTGATGTACTTGTTATAGATTGACTTTGCTTTTGGGTCCTCCAAGTTCTGGGAAGACCACACTGTTGTTGGCATTGGCTGGGAAACTTGATCCTAATCTGAAGGTGGCGATATATTCTTGTAAATTTGTATAATCCATAAGGATTTAGCTTTTAGTGTCTGTTTTAATTTGAGAAGCTGAATTCTCTCATGCAGTTTTCTGGTCGTGTGACTTATAATGGTCATGAGATGAATGAGTTTGTACCACAAAGAACAGCAGCCTATATCAGTCAACATGATGTCCACATAGGAGAAATGACCGTAAGGGAAACTTTGGCGTTCTCTGCCAGGTGCCAAGGGGCTGGATACTTGCATGGTTAGAATAATGGACTAAATTCTCTTTGCATTTTCCATCAGAATCATAAGTTACTCTGGTGATCTATAACTCGAGAAAATCTTGGCATTTGACAGACATGTTGGCGGAGTTGTccagaagagagaaagaagccAACATTAAGCCTGATCCTGATGTTGATGTCTTCATGAAGGTGaggaaatatattattattctgtgtactaattgattgaaaaataacaaggaaagaaggatATACATTTCTATAAAACAACATCATTATTCAGTTCATCAATGTTCTTATTATCTGATATTTAAACCATATTAAAAGGCCCTTCTTTTTACTTCACAAATTCTACGCCAATTTATCAAATCTCTTGATCGATGACTAGAATTGGTGAAATAAGTTACGATTTCTGCTGTTTCTGGTATTGCAGGCAGTAGCATCACAAGGTGATGAGGCCAATGTCATCACCGACTATGTCTTAAAGGTAGTATCAGTACGCAGCACTAGCATCATAAAAATCTTCAGAAACCTTGAAAATGATATCTGTCAAATGTTTTGTGCCTTCTCTTAAAATTACAGATATTAGGATTGGAAATCTGCGCAGACACTATGGTAGGTGATGAAATGATAAGGGGTATCTCTGGAGGACAAAGGAAGCGTGTTACAACTGGTAACAATCTCCATTAGTCCATTCCTAGTATCAGGGACCAGTTAGTTTTCTTCATTCTACTAATCTACAACAATGGATCGTAGGTGAAATGCTGGTTGGACCATCAAGGGCATTGTTTATGGATGAGATTTCTACTGGCTTGGACAGCTCAACAACTTACCAAATTGTGAACTCATTAAGGCATACCGTTCACATTCTCAATTGCACCGCTGTCATCTCACTTCTCCAGCCAGCACCTGAGACTTATGATCTCTTTGATGACATTATTCTCCTTTCAGATGGCCAAATTGTGTACCAGGGGCCTCGTGAACGTGTGCTTGAATTTTTTGAACATATGGGCTTCAAGTGCCCTGAAAGAAAAGGCGTGGCTGACTTTTTGCAAGAAGTAAGCATAAAGAAGGCAGTTGTTTTCAGCACCTTTGTTACAATAGGATCTCCTATTGTCTATAAGAAGAGCCTTATGTGTTATCATAATCTTTGTCAATAATGAATGAATTCATTGCAGGTGACATCAAGGAAAGATCAAGAGCAGTACTGGGCACGAAAAGATCAGCCTTACAGGTTTATCACAGCCAACGAATTTGCTGAGGCTTTTCAATCGTTCACTGTGGGACGGAGGACTGCAGAGGAGCTTTCAATACCGTTTGACAAGTCCAAGAACCATCCAGCTGCTTTGGTAACCAAAACTCATGGAGCTGGAAAGAAAGATCTGCTTAAAGCTAACTTCTCTAGAGAATACTTGCTCATGAAGAGGAACTCATTTGTCTACATCTTCAAGATTTGCCAAGTACTTACCGACAGATCTTGCATTATctaaatttctgttttttcgAATTTTGCATACAGTGTGACACCTTTTCATTTCGTATCAGCTTACAATAATGGCACTCATTTCAATGACACTCTTCTTTCGGACCAAGATGCATCGAGATACAGTCAGGCATGGTGGAATTTATACTGGTGCTCTGTTCTTCACTGCAATCATGATCATGTTTAATGGTATGTCAGAGCTATCCATGACCATCGCAAAGCTTCCTGTGTTTTACAAGCAAAGAGACCTTCGATTCTTTCCTTCATGGGCATATGCATTTCCTCAATGGATCCTGAAAATTCCCGTATCATTTGTTGAAGTTGCTGCATGGGTGTTCCTAACCTATTATGTGATTGGATTTGATCCTAATGTTGAAaggtaaataaaaattcttatttttgttttaaacttGTACGAGAATCCATTCTGATCCAGCTGATATATCAAGGTGATGTTTTTCTCCAGGCTTTTTAAGCAGTACCTCGTGCTTTTGCTAATTAATCAGACGGCATCTGCATTATTTCGATTTATCGCTGCAGCTGGAAGGAACATGATTATTGCTAACACCTTTGGGTCATTTGCGCTACTTACACTTTTTACATTGGGTGGCTTCATCTTGTCACGAGGTATTATGATTAGgctttgaaattgtattttgcaatttaatatgaaagaattctttttaactttttgtttCATGCcacagagaaaataaagaaatggtgGATATGGGGTTACTGGAGTTCACCATTGATGTATGGGCAGACGGCAATACTAGTGAATGAGTTCCTTGGAAATAGTTGGAGTCATGTATAGTTTCTTGAACTGGTCATTTGTATATTTGCGCTTTGGGTTCTCAATAGTCAACTGATATCTGAAGTTTTTCAAATCATAGGTTCCTGAAAACTCCACAGAACCACTAGGAATACAAGTTTTGAAGAGTCGTGGGTTCTTCACAGAAGCATATTGGTATTGGATAGGAGCAGGGGCAACAATAGGATTCATATTACTATTAAATCTCTTCTTCGTACTGGCTCTCACTTTCCTCAATGGTAAATGTCATAACTTCTCAAATTCGTAGCTCTTGAAATTTGGagcttattttaaattattgcaAATCGTGGTGGCAGCATTTGATAAGCCTCAGGCTTTTATATCTGAAGAGCCTGAAAGTGATGAATCTGGTCGCAAAACCGAACGAGCTATTCAGTTATCAAACCATGGAAGTAGTCACGGAACAAACACAGGTAAAAGAACTCCATCAATGAAGTGTGTTTTTCCTCCATTTCTTAATCCTATTGGGTACTCATTAccaatataatttcaatttccaACAGAGGGTGGAGTTGGAATTAGCAGAGCTAGTTCAGAGGTCATTGGTGGGGTCAGCAATAACAGGAAGAAAGGAATGGTCCTTCCATTTGAACCACATTCCATCACATTTGATGACATTATTTACTCCGTTGACATGCCACAGGTATTGAGATTTAGTAAAGTAGGATTATATCTCACTTTGATGTGATACGATTCTGAGAACTTGACAAAACTGATCATAGTGGTATTGAAATTTTCAGGAAATGAAAGTTCAAGGAGTTGTTCAAGATAGATTGGTGCTTTTGAATGGTGTGAATGGAGCTTTCAGGCCAGGTGTCCTTACAGCTTTGATGGGTGTTAGTGGTGCTGGAAAAACAACTTTGATGGATGTGTTAGCTGGTAGGAAAACTGGTGGATATATTGACGGAGAAATCAAAATTTCAGGGTACCCAAAGAAGCAAGAAACTTTTGCTAGAGTTTCTGGATACTGTGAGCAAAATGACATTCACTCTCCACAAGTTACTGTTTATGAATCCTTACTCTACTCAGCTTGGCTTCGTCTACCACCTGAAGTTGACTCTGAAACCAGAAGGGTAGGTGCTCTCTGCCTTAAATATGTTTTAGGCATCTGGGAATCGTTGTGCATGTTGGGGTTCTGTGAAATTTTCTTTATATCGTTCTTGTTTCCTTTTTGGCTTGCTTGTCATCTGATGAAGTTCAATCACTTAATCAGCATTCCCTAGTTGAACAGGCatttccattttatattttatcgtGTGATCAAGATCACTGAACCTGTTCTATATCGCTAAGAAGGGTACTGGTGAAGTTGATAGTTGTAGTGATGGTGCTAGGAAgcttcaattcaattcaattcagcCAGACACACCCATTTAACCTATACATTGCCAAAATTGCTTCCAGATGTTCATTGAGGAAGTCATGGATCTTGTGGAGTTGAATCCATTGCGCCATGCATTAATAGGGTTGCCTGGTGTGAATGGTTTGTCCACCGAGCAGCGCAAGCGGCTAACCATTGCAGTTGAGCTAGTTGCAAACCCCTCTATCATATTCATGGATGAGCCAACTTCAGGGCTAGATGCAAGAGCTGCTGCAATTGTGATGAGAACAGTTAGGAACACTGTGGACACAGGAAGAACAGTTGTATGCACCATCCATCAGCCCAGTATTGACATATTTGAAGCTTTTGATGAGGTAAGAAATGTTAGCAAATTATCTCTATCAGAACTTTGCCATGATTTTATCACCATAACAATCTGCATTATTTAAAATGGCATGTAGCTATTCCTGATGAAGCGAGGAGGACAAGAGATATATGTGGGGCCTCTGGGTCGCCATTCTACccatctaataaaatattttgaggtATGTTTGACGtgattaattatcaaataacacAAACAGTTGTATGTTCAGACCTATACTCAGACTAACCATCGACTAAGTCATATACCTTTCTATTTGTGAAGGCAATTGAAGGAGTCAGCAAAATTAAAGATGGTTATAATCCAGCAACTTGGATGCTGGAAATTTCTAGTTCAGCACAAGAAATGGCTTTGGAGGTTGATTTTTCTAACATTTACAAGAATTCAGATCTGTTCAGGTCAGATAAAGTACATGGCTAAGTGgtacaaactaaaaaatatgctaAAGCCATGCATTTAAGTTTTGACTTTGGTATAATAAAgcatttaattaagtatttagTGACGAATTTTGTCTAAAATTTGTGGATGATGTGTGACATAATTCAGGAGAAACAAAGCACTCATTGTGGAATTAAGCACACCTGCTCCTGGCTCGACAGACCTTTATTTCCCTACAAAGTACTCAACATCATTTCTCACACAATGTATGGCTTGCTTATGGAAGCAACATTGGTCATATTGGAGGAATCCACCATACACTGCCGTGAGATTTATTTTCACAACCTTTATAGCCTTGATGTTTGGGACAATGTTCTGGGACCTTGGCTCCAAAGTGTAAGTCACAACGGGgttctttaaaacaatttaaaagttCAGACTTTGCTGGTTTGCGTCAACGTGCTCATTTAATTTCTCTCACAAACTGTAGGAGTAGTACCCAGGATCTTTCCAATGCAATGGGTTCGATGTATGCAGCTGTTCTTTTCCTTGGTGTCCAAAACGCATCATCCGTGCAGCCAGTGGTGGCTGTTGAAAGAACCGTCTTCTACAGAGAAAGAGCTGCTGGAATGTATTCAGCTTTGCCATATGCCTTTGCACAGGTAACAATTCATCAGGCTTTAAGAGACTTCACTTGTCAAGTAGGAATGTAATGCATGTTTTCCTCACCAAACTTTTATCATTTGTTGCAGGTCCTGATCGAGCTTCCGTATATTTTTGCTCAAGCTGCAGTCTATGGCATTATAGTTTATGCGATGATTGGATTTGATTGGACTGTTGCGAAGTTCTTCTGGTACCTGTTCTTTATGTACTTCACATTATTATACTTCACCTACTACGGAATGATGGCTGTTGCAGTGACTCCAAACCACCACATTGCTTCCATAGTTTCCTCTGCATTTTATGGAATATGGAACCTATTCTCAGGGTTTATAGTTCCTCGGCCCGTAAGTGTTTCACTATCTTATCATTTCAAATTCCAAATTTCCATAGTGTTGGGTTACCTTGTGGAATAATTTTGTGATTCATTTATGTGCTTTGGTCTATAACAGAGCATACCTATATGGTGGAGATGGTACTCCTGGGCTTGTCCAGTAGCATGGACCTTGTATGGATTGGTTGTATCACAGTTTGGAGATATACAGAAAAAACTTACCGAAACTCAAACAGTGAAAGAATATGTGAAGGATTATTTTGGTTTCCACCATGATTTTCTTGGAGTAGTCGCAGCGGCAATTGTTGGGTGGACTGTCCTCTTTGCTTTCATATTTGCCTTTGCTATCAAGGCTTTCAACTTCCAGAGGcgatagaaattttatttacacacacacacacatatatatatgcttttactttatttttaattcgtTTACGTTCTGTATAGGCTATGTAGGTTTTATTGTCAATTTCGCAAAGCGCTTAAAGCTATATTAATACGAGTACAAGAATTTCTTGGTCTTGCTTTAAAGCTTGCCTAAAGCAATGAATGCCCCCCTTCTTCTGCTTTTGAATCTGCCGAACAGTTTATGCTTATTTTCCATTtgataataaaagagaaacCTAAAGGAATGGACTGTCCTCAGGTCATCCGTCCAAGATCGGAAAAATTGTGAGAGTACGTACATTGCTTCCATAAAGACCAAATACCAACAGCCTAATAAATCACAATCGTTCAGGAGAACAATATTTAGAGAAGATCGACACACAAATCGCAGTTTTCATCTAGTTGGGTACCTTAATTCCTCTTCGACAGATTAAGTTTAGCAGGGAGAGAATTCTTACGGGTTCTCCAAACAAAGTTCTCAGCGTGCGGAGGAACCTAGAGGTGCCACATTTGCCTCTACCGTGACCTTGTTTTGCTGAGAAATTGCCTCAGAAATACCAACCCGATCAAACCGCACAACCATGTTGACTAATTGCTTGTGCGAGGACAAACGACTCTGTCTCGATTGGCAAATGGTGGCTATAGTGGTCTTACATTGGAGATAGAATTGATGAACCTTGGAGTACAGCTGCACAAGTGGGTTAGATGAGAGTGTACTTGTCTTTTGTCTgagttgaaataaataaataagaaaaaggaatattaataattaataggattaattaggatttttccTATGGTCAATAACAAGAGTATCACAATTTTCATGATCGATAATGAAGGAATATTTCGCATTTCAATCATTCAATTTGGGAAGAAGGGCTACAGAGGAGCTTTCAATCCCATTTGACAAAAAGTATGGAGCTGGAAAGATGGATCTGCTTAAAGCTAACTTCTCAAGAGAATACTTGCTCATGAAGAGGAACTCATTTGTCTACATCTTCAGGATATCCCAAGTAATTATCGACAGTCATTACAGGATcgaaggtttttgtttttttttttttgcatgacaCTTTTTACTGATCTTCTATCAGCTGACAATAGTGGCATTGATTTCCATGCCACTCTTCTTTCGGACCAAGATGCACTGAGACATGGAATAATTTATACTGGTGCTTTGTTCTTCACTGCGACCACGATCATGTTTGATGGTATAGCAGAGCTACCTACGACCAAAACAAAGCTTCCTGTGTTTTCCAGGCAAAGGGAACTGTTCTTTCCTGCATTGACATATTCAATTCCTCCATGTATGCTGAAAATTCCCATCAAAATTGATTGCTGCATGGTTGTTCCTAACCTACTATGAAATTGGTATGATCCGAACTTGAAAAGGTAAACAAGGattcttattttattgtataCTGCCATACTGGTgccttcttcttccctgtgACCACGATCACGTTTAATGGTATGGAAGAGCTATCTACGACCATCGCAAAGTGATGCTGGCGTAATATAATAGGACAATAATAAAACAGATAATATAGAagttttaatgagaaaaaaaatgatagctaTCCactctaaatttataattttattctttaaaaaataaaaaataagtaaatgatGACCATCTCatcaagaaatttataaaaactttaaataagttaaaaaaccCTATTTCTACTAAGAAACATCTTAAAGTCAAAAagcataaagaaaatcaaaacaaatctaaaaataataacaaaattgactcaaataataatttctagGCTTAAATCCAAAAGATCCAACGCTCGGATAAAGGATGAAAGAGCTTTTTATTAGAAAGATACTTGTAAAATAATCTAGAAAAATTTAAGTCTGATTCAACagttagatatgttattatcataattttaattatttagttaaatCACTAAATAAGTAATTATACACAAATAATGAAGATAAGGATTTTATGATCCCCACAACATgatgacatataaaaaaacaactaaaatgaaaaaaaaattctttatagctatatttttttttattcaccatTACAgcataataatgattttaacctttgaaaaaaaatcacaagccttgattttaagggtattttaatattgttttacacaactaattagttatttaatgattatatatatatatatatatatatatatatatatatatatatcttttccataattttaaaatagttaaataattcaattacctttattttttaaaaaaattatatgagttgACAAAAAGTATTTtggccttttcattttcttaaatacaataaaaagtcAACTTTGCTATGacaatcaatgaaaaataaatcttatacaacttttttatctttaatttggtttctttttcttgaaatattatttttttatttaataaagttGTTGACAGGTGCTTTCCACGTGCTAGCACCTGGGATATGCCACCTCTTAGTGACCAAACAATCCATTTTGCCGTGTTGTTGGATGTGCTGCCACGTTCTCTTCCACTAGGTGACACATTTTGTCATTAGTTTGGCGGTTTATTGTTGAttgccttttctattttttttcttttctctcccctCCCTAAAAAATGCaggtttgttctttttttttctatttcaatttcaatctttatttttttgatttttgattctTTTGActtctttataaaaattttatttattttcaatttagtcatttaatCCCAATTtggcatattttattttttccacttCGTTCCTTAtagttttgatttatgattttctttcttgaccCTTTtgtgaaaggttttttttttaaagtttaatcctcaattctaatttgtcatatataatatttcacaatttagtccttttttcttttaattttgaatttttccttggatcttttgttaatgttatagtagtttttaattttattcttcaatctaaatttgttgtattttgttatttctaatttggtccttatatatatattttttgtctctttataatttttattttcaatttaaccctttaatCAAAGAATTGTGCTCGTAACAATTCACCAATCATTTCTAACATCAAAAAGCATATAATTCCTTTTAATCATTGCTAGAATTATTTATGGGAGATGCTGGTTGGACCTGAGAGGGCATTGTTTATGGATGAGATTTCTACTTGTTTGGACAGCTGAACAACCTTCCAAACTGTGAACTCACTAAGGCAATACGTTCACATTTTTTATGGAACTGCCGTCATCTCTCTCCTTCAGCCAACACCAGAGACTTATGACTTATTTGATGACATTAATCTCCTGTCAGATAGCAAAATTGTATACCAGGGTCCTCTTGAAAATgtgattgaattttttgaacAGATGGGTTTCAAGTGTCCTGAAAAAAACGGAGTGGCTGACTTATTGCTAGAAGTAAGCATAAACTTGGTACTTTTGTTTAGCACAATTATTACAATAGGATTTCTGATAAGAAACGCCATTAGTATGGGTGTAAAGATCAGCCTTGGGAATAATGAATGAACACATTGCAGGTGACATCTAAGAAAGATCAAGAGCAGTATTGGGCACGTAAAGATCAGCCTTTACATATTTGTCACTGTCAGCGAATTTACTGAGGAATTTCGATCATTCATTGTGGGACGAAGGATTGCAGATGAGCTTTCCATCCCATTTGACAAAACTAGGAATCATCCAGCTGCTTTGGCAACCAAACAGTATGGGGTTGGAATGTTAGATCTGATTAAAGCTAACTTGTCAAGAGAATAGTTGATCATGAAGAGGAACTCATTTATCTACATCTTCAAGCTTTGCCAAGTAATTATTTACAGTTCTTGCATTaccatgatttctttttcttccaaatttcACGTAGAGTATAACATTACTTTTGCACTTGTGTATCTAATATAATGCACCGGATCcataagaatttttattttattttattttggattcgaTGAAACCTATTTCCTAGAAAGTACACTTTGTAGATTCAAATGAGCGATTAAAACCCCGGATCCCATAACGTGCTTGGGTTAGAACAATATTAAGATGAGCGACCTCCTGTAAATTACTGTGCACCCCAACCCACACGCAAGTATGTGATTGCTGGTAGGATCTCGAGTTGGCGGGTTTTTCCCTGTGATTTGGCTCTTGGGAATGATTGCTCTTCAGTGGGTGGCGTCTAGGAGTGTGTCACCGAGATGCACCAAAATTCACTCATCGATGGAGGATTTTATAGTGGTGCTTTATTCTTCAATGCCAATCATGCTTAATGGTATGTCTGAGATATCTCAGACCATTGCAAAGCTGCCGGTGTTTTATAAGCAAAGGGACATCCGATTCTATCCTTCATGGGCATATTCTCTTCCTCCATTCGTCCTGAAAATCCCTCTCTCATTCGTTGAAGTTTTTGGATTTGTGTTCCTAACCTATTATGTAATTGGATTTGATCCAAACGTTGGAAGGTAAACAAGAATATTGAATTACTTTATTGGAAACTTGCGAAAGGGATTTTTTGTGATCTAACTGGTATAACAAGCCAATCTACTTCCTGCAGGCTCTTTAAGAAATACCTTCTGCTTATACTAATTAACCAGATGGAATCTGCACTACTTCGATTTACTGCCGCAGCTGGAAGAAACATAATTATTGCCAACACCTTGGGGACATTTGCACTTTTTGCACGTTTTGCGTTGGGTGGATTCATCACTTCCAGAGGTATGAAGAGTATATTATTGTAATTCTAGTGATTCACATTTTGCAATCAAGCTTCAAAGgaacaatgtttttattttacagcCACAAATGAGATTAAGAAATGGTGGATATGGGCATATTGGATCTCGCCATTGATGTATGAACAAAATGCCGTAGTAGTCAACGAGTTCCTTGGAGATAGTTGGAGTCATGTAAAAATTCTTGAACAAGTCAGTTCTAAATTTAACCATTTCTAAAGTTACTCTTCAAATCACAGATTCCTGAAACCTCAAACTCCAAAGAATCACCAGGAATGCAATAAGTTCTTTACAAAAAGTAAAGTTACTTTTCAAATCACAGATTCCTGAAACCTCAAACTCCAAAGAATCACCAGGAATGCAATAAGTTCTTTACAAAAAAGCATATTGGTATTGGATAGGAATCGGGGTAATCACCATATACGTGTTTCTATTCAATGGCGGCTACACACCAGCTCTCAATTTCATGCTTTTGAAAGTGACCAGAGCTTATGTTAATGTGTTGCAAATCATTCCGGACAGCAATCGAGAAGCCTCAAGCTGTTAATATCTGAATAATCCAAAAGTGAGAGATCTGGCGGGAAAACAAGAGCCATTCAGTTTTCGAATCGTGGAAGTAGCTGCATAACAAAAACAGGTTAACAATTCAGTTGAAAGTGtgttaatctttttaattccttttctttttctttttcaatgatTATGTATGAGGTTTTAATTACCTATAATATGAATTTACAAGCAGAGAGTGGAGTTGGAAAGGTTAGAAGAAGTGGTTCATAGTCCTTAATTTGGCGAGGCCAGTGGCAGCATGAAGAAAGGAATACTGATGATGCAAGgaggactatatatatatatatatagtccttAATTTGGCGAGGCCAGTGGCAGCATGAAGAAAGGTATTGTAGCTATTTCTGATGATGCAAGgaggactatatatatatatatatatatatagggctATTGGgttgtcattttatttatttaatctcgAGGAGTGTAGTTTAACTGGTCAGGTTctgagtttgttttttagagGTCATCAGTTATAGGGTAATTGGGTCGccattctatttatttaatcgCGAGGAGTGTAGTTTAACTGGTCAGGCTCTAAATTTACTCTCTAGAAGTCACtagttatatatatagctattctatttatttaatccCGATGAGTGTAGCTTCACTAGTCATGCTCTGAGTTTGCTCTTTAGatatcaccagttcgagttccATAAACCTCAAAgctactggagacttacatgatcgttaactccAGAGTTTTggaggattagtcgagatgcgcgtaACTGGTCCAAACACTCACGattaccaaaacaaaaaatacttggaGGTATGCTTGATGTGATCAATAATCTGCGAACACAAACAGCTTACGTTATCCTCAATCTTTGTTTACACTAACCAGTGACTAATTAATAgagataacaataatattttggttaGCAAACatgtaattatcaaaataacatgatttttaacCCAATTACTTATTATATTATCAATATTAGgtaattgaaaattacaactccAATACTTTTTAGCGTGGTAAtgtgatgtaattttttttaaaaaatgtatttgaattaaaaaaaatatcaaattaatatgttttttttatcaagtttatgtttttaacataaacatatcaatattaataaaaaaaatacctacaaatattaaattgatacttttataattcaaaattctGAAAACTTAACAAGTATAGCGTAAATTCattaaacctaaaataataacaaaagaatTGAACCGACTTAATTACAATCTAAAATAATACCACAATTAGCAAAAGttgactaattaatttaatttgcaaAACCTTTTATTCTTACACCAACAGTTTGTggaatttatcaaatatttaaaattcaaatttctctataatttcttataattcaacatAGACAATCAGAATCCTCTATTgagttccaaaaaaaaactattaaaaaataaaaacaattaaggaaGTAGTCCTCtatttatttatgcattttCTAGCtggtttttaaggaaaaaaaaaattcaaagagccCATCTAAATTGTAGAATATTATATGGTCGGAGCTCAATAGTCAATTGGCTCTTCTCCATGCTATTACTGCTTACCTACTTTACATCATGTTTCACGAAcatatttatgaatatatttgtttttgtatttaagatCGTGGGTGAGGTTGTgtacaattcaattatatataaaattaaat is a window encoding:
- the LOC18094527 gene encoding pleiotropic drug resistance protein 1; protein product: MESADIYRASSSLRDSFRAGSSAWRNTTVEAFSRSSREEDDEEALKWAAIEKLPTYDRLRKGILTSASKGVANEVDIEKLGLQERKQLLERLVKVAEEDNEKFLWKLKDRVERVGIDVPTIEVRYDNLNIEAEAYVGSSALPSFAKFTFNIIEGLLISLNILRNRKKPLTILKDVSGIVKPSRLTLLLGPPSSGKTTLLLALAGKLDPNLKFSGRVTYNGHEMNEFVPQRTAAYISQHDVHIGEMTVRETLAFSARCQGAGYLHDMLAELSRREKEANIKPDPDVDVFMKAVASQGDEANVITDYVLKILGLEICADTMVGDEMIRGISGGQRKRVTTGEMLVGPSRALFMDEISTGLDSSTTYQIVNSLRHTVHILNCTAVISLLQPAPETYDLFDDIILLSDGQIVYQGPRERVLEFFEHMGFKCPERKGVADFLQEVTSRKDQEQYWARKDQPYRFITANEFAEAFQSFTVGRRTAEELSIPFDKSKNHPAALVTKTHGAGKKDLLKANFSREYLLMKRNSFVYIFKICQLTIMALISMTLFFRTKMHRDTVRHGGIYTGALFFTAIMIMFNGMSELSMTIAKLPVFYKQRDLRFFPSWAYAFPQWILKIPVSFVEVAAWVFLTYYVIGFDPNVERLFKQYLVLLLINQTASALFRFIAAAGRNMIIANTFGSFALLTLFTLGGFILSREKIKKWWIWGYWSSPLMYGQTAILVNEFLGNSWSHVPENSTEPLGIQVLKSRGFFTEAYWYWIGAGATIGFILLLNLFFVLALTFLNAFDKPQAFISEEPESDESGRKTERAIQLSNHGSSHGTNTEGGVGISRASSEVIGGVSNNRKKGMVLPFEPHSITFDDIIYSVDMPQEMKVQGVVQDRLVLLNGVNGAFRPGVLTALMGVSGAGKTTLMDVLAGRKTGGYIDGEIKISGYPKKQETFARVSGYCEQNDIHSPQVTVYESLLYSAWLRLPPEVDSETRRMFIEEVMDLVELNPLRHALIGLPGVNGLSTEQRKRLTIAVELVANPSIIFMDEPTSGLDARAAAIVMRTVRNTVDTGRTVVCTIHQPSIDIFEAFDELFLMKRGGQEIYVGPLGRHSTHLIKYFEAIEGVSKIKDGYNPATWMLEISSSAQEMALEVDFSNIYKNSDLFRRNKALIVELSTPAPGSTDLYFPTKYSTSFLTQCMACLWKQHWSYWRNPPYTAVRFIFTTFIALMFGTMFWDLGSKVSSTQDLSNAMGSMYAAVLFLGVQNASSVQPVVAVERTVFYRERAAGMYSALPYAFAQVLIELPYIFAQAAVYGIIVYAMIGFDWTVAKFFWYLFFMYFTLLYFTYYGMMAVAVTPNHHIASIVSSAFYGIWNLFSGFIVPRPSIPIWWRWYSWACPVAWTLYGLVVSQFGDIQKKLTETQTVKEYVKDYFGFHHDFLGVVAAAIVGWTVLFAFIFAFAIKAFNFQRR